Proteins encoded together in one Terriglobus saanensis SP1PR4 window:
- a CDS encoding sigma-54-dependent transcriptional regulator: protein MNHILVVDDEADIRTSLESILRDEGYAVTSTGTATEALELIRDVEYDVVLLDIWLPDGDGLDVLAEIRAMGSSSTPEVVIISGHGTIEAAVRATKLGAYDFLEKPLSLERTLVLLKNAVKAHALKSENAEYRQQLAAKASLTGESVPLKALRQQIKLMAPTNGRVLIYGESGTGKERIARTMHTESLRAERVFVELNCAAIPEDFIESELFGYRHGAIPGGAQEKRGTFERADGGTLFLDEVGDMSLKTQAKVLRALDEQSFLPVGASNPVHVDVRLIAATNKDLEEEIARGNFREDLFYRLNVIPFFVPPLRDRREDIPLLVQEFLDEFGRQYGRPRMEIADDAIKILQQYQWPGNVRELRNLIERVVILNPKARRIERKHLPALVYREIPRDGARSKPEEFSTLTEAREAYERDFILKKMDELNGNVSRTAEALGIERSHLYRKMKALGIAVRD, encoded by the coding sequence TGGAGTACGACGTCGTCCTGCTCGACATCTGGCTGCCTGACGGCGATGGCCTCGACGTTCTCGCTGAGATCCGCGCGATGGGCTCAAGCAGCACGCCCGAGGTCGTCATCATCTCCGGTCACGGCACCATCGAAGCCGCCGTGCGTGCGACGAAACTCGGAGCGTACGACTTCCTTGAAAAGCCGCTTTCGCTGGAGCGTACGCTCGTTCTTCTGAAGAATGCCGTCAAAGCGCATGCGCTGAAAAGCGAGAACGCAGAGTACAGGCAACAGCTCGCGGCAAAGGCTTCGCTCACCGGCGAGAGCGTTCCGTTGAAGGCCTTGCGCCAACAGATTAAGCTGATGGCTCCCACAAATGGGCGCGTTCTGATTTACGGCGAATCGGGTACTGGCAAAGAACGCATCGCGCGCACCATGCATACGGAAAGCCTGCGCGCCGAGCGTGTTTTTGTAGAACTCAACTGCGCGGCGATCCCGGAAGACTTTATCGAGAGCGAACTCTTCGGCTACCGCCACGGTGCGATTCCCGGTGGAGCGCAGGAGAAGCGCGGTACCTTTGAACGTGCGGATGGCGGCACACTCTTCCTCGACGAAGTAGGCGACATGAGCCTGAAGACGCAGGCCAAGGTGCTGCGCGCACTCGATGAACAGAGCTTCCTTCCCGTGGGCGCTTCTAACCCTGTGCACGTCGATGTGCGTTTGATCGCCGCGACGAACAAGGACCTCGAAGAAGAGATCGCACGCGGGAACTTCCGCGAAGATCTCTTCTATCGCCTCAACGTCATCCCGTTCTTTGTTCCACCGCTGCGCGACCGTCGCGAAGATATTCCGCTCCTCGTGCAGGAGTTTCTGGACGAGTTCGGTCGCCAGTATGGCCGCCCTCGCATGGAGATCGCCGATGACGCGATCAAGATCCTCCAACAGTACCAATGGCCCGGCAACGTGCGTGAGCTGCGCAACCTCATCGAGCGCGTCGTGATCCTGAACCCGAAGGCGCGACGCATCGAGCGAAAGCATCTTCCAGCACTCGTCTACCGCGAAATTCCGCGCGACGGTGCACGTTCCAAGCCGGAAGAGTTCTCCACGCTGACGGAAGCGCGCGAAGCCTACGAGCGCGATTTCATCTTGAAGAAGATGGACGAACTCAACGGCAACGTAAGCCGGACGGCAGAGGCTCTTGGCATCGAGCGAAGTCATCTCTATCGCAAGATGAAAGCCCTCGGCATCGCCGTTCGTGATTAG
- the era gene encoding GTPase Era, with protein sequence MPLRSGFVSIVGRPNAGKSTLLNALLGEKIAIVTHKPQTTRNRILGVLELPIRKKAAKDPGRGAAQVVLVDTPGVHKPSSHLDKRMMQEVYDALESRDVVLFIVDATHRLPAESKSDKPFTRDRKAMSAEEDTFALSLLKNVDSPVLLVLNKIDSVPRAELLPLIAHWSEKYNFAEVIPISAKKKDGLEVLLDAVVKRLPEGQRYFPKDQLTDQPERFLAAELIREKILMFTGEEVPYASAVVVEAWEEAKSKTNPLTKISAAIYVERTGQKAIVIGRAGAMLKQIGTAARKEIESLVGTRVFLELFVKVKDDWRSSRGFVEELDWRRQLEEMASKQADDKVRTKDHEE encoded by the coding sequence ATGCCACTTCGTTCCGGATTCGTCTCTATCGTCGGTCGCCCCAATGCAGGTAAGTCCACGCTGCTGAATGCCCTCTTGGGCGAAAAAATCGCCATCGTCACCCACAAGCCGCAGACCACGCGGAACCGCATCCTGGGTGTTCTTGAACTTCCGATCCGGAAGAAGGCTGCCAAAGACCCCGGTCGCGGCGCTGCTCAGGTCGTACTGGTGGATACCCCTGGCGTGCACAAACCCAGCTCGCACCTCGACAAGCGCATGATGCAGGAGGTCTACGACGCTCTGGAATCGCGCGACGTCGTGCTGTTCATCGTGGACGCGACGCATCGCCTGCCCGCGGAGTCGAAGTCCGACAAGCCTTTCACGCGCGACCGCAAAGCGATGTCGGCCGAGGAAGATACCTTCGCACTTTCCCTGCTGAAGAATGTCGACTCTCCCGTGCTGCTGGTGCTGAATAAGATCGACTCCGTGCCGCGCGCGGAGCTTCTGCCGCTGATCGCGCACTGGAGCGAGAAGTACAACTTCGCAGAAGTCATTCCAATCTCCGCGAAGAAGAAGGACGGCCTGGAAGTCCTGCTGGATGCCGTCGTGAAGCGTCTGCCCGAAGGCCAGCGCTACTTCCCCAAGGACCAGCTCACCGATCAGCCGGAGCGGTTTCTGGCAGCGGAACTGATTCGCGAGAAGATCCTGATGTTCACCGGCGAAGAGGTCCCTTACGCGTCCGCCGTGGTGGTGGAGGCGTGGGAGGAAGCAAAGAGCAAGACGAATCCACTGACGAAGATCTCCGCTGCAATCTACGTGGAACGCACGGGCCAGAAGGCCATCGTGATCGGACGCGCGGGCGCGATGCTGAAGCAGATCGGAACAGCTGCGCGCAAGGAGATCGAATCGCTCGTAGGCACACGCGTCTTCCTGGAGCTCTTCGTGAAGGTGAAGGACGACTGGCGTAGCTCGCGCGGCTTTGTGGAAGAGCTCGATTGGCGCAGACAGCTGGAAGAGATGGCTTCCAAGCAGGCGGATGACAAGGTGCGCACGAAAGATCACGAAGAATAG
- a CDS encoding hemolysin family protein: MLFLVILLGVLSLAAYADRVYSEMGKFLAREYQENLDAWTRLVEPKLKLSRESSALSASILRQSALAAIALIFGVKLAAKGYTWGNVGETAFELVLVIILFDRMLPQVFFARTKGLWAAKMRFLFQTLFYIMLPVTLMLSLLWSIASLAEPNEEEEEEHPSEGVDALLEAGEEEGILEQSDRALVRSVVEFGDMVVLDVMTPRPEMYAVPESMTVAEFTEQLQVHAYSRVPVYSGTVDNITGIAFAHDILQIPDTEATHRNLREIQHAAAYVPEQKRVNELLREMQRAKQHMSIVIDEYGSVAGLVTIEDLIEAIVGSIADEHEENVIDPDAPLREESGVYILPGSFDVARLRDLLAEETPAEENAEETVETAELRIPTHYEATTVGGLVSEIAGHIPLPGEVVEEDGLRIEVLASTARRVDRVRLRLMPPIREA; encoded by the coding sequence ATGCTGTTCCTCGTCATTCTTCTGGGAGTATTGTCCCTGGCAGCGTATGCCGACCGTGTGTACTCCGAGATGGGCAAATTTCTGGCCCGCGAATACCAGGAGAATCTCGATGCCTGGACGCGGCTGGTCGAGCCCAAGCTGAAGCTTTCACGCGAGTCGTCCGCACTGTCCGCTTCCATTCTGCGGCAGAGCGCTCTGGCGGCGATTGCCTTGATCTTCGGTGTGAAGCTTGCCGCCAAAGGTTACACATGGGGCAATGTGGGAGAGACCGCCTTTGAGCTGGTGCTGGTCATTATCCTGTTCGACCGGATGTTGCCGCAGGTCTTCTTTGCGCGTACGAAGGGCCTTTGGGCTGCGAAGATGCGGTTCCTCTTCCAGACGCTCTTCTACATCATGCTGCCCGTCACGCTGATGCTGAGTCTTCTGTGGTCCATCGCTTCGTTGGCGGAACCCAATGAAGAAGAGGAAGAGGAACACCCCTCCGAGGGCGTGGACGCTCTGCTCGAAGCGGGTGAAGAAGAAGGCATTCTCGAACAGAGTGACCGCGCCCTGGTGCGCTCCGTCGTGGAGTTTGGCGACATGGTTGTGCTGGACGTCATGACGCCACGACCGGAGATGTACGCCGTGCCGGAGTCGATGACGGTAGCTGAGTTCACGGAGCAGCTTCAGGTCCACGCCTATTCGCGGGTTCCGGTGTACTCCGGAACGGTAGACAACATTACGGGCATCGCGTTTGCTCACGATATTCTGCAGATTCCTGACACCGAAGCCACGCACCGCAATCTGCGCGAGATTCAGCATGCGGCGGCCTATGTGCCGGAACAGAAGCGCGTGAACGAACTGCTGCGCGAGATGCAGCGCGCGAAGCAGCACATGTCCATCGTGATCGACGAGTACGGTTCCGTCGCTGGGCTAGTCACGATTGAGGACCTGATCGAGGCCATCGTTGGCTCGATTGCCGACGAGCATGAGGAGAACGTGATCGATCCCGACGCTCCTCTGCGTGAAGAGAGCGGCGTCTACATCCTTCCGGGCAGCTTTGATGTCGCTCGCCTGCGCGATCTCCTGGCGGAAGAGACGCCTGCCGAAGAGAACGCGGAAGAAACCGTCGAAACCGCCGAACTGCGCATTCCAACGCACTACGAAGCCACGACGGTAGGCGGCCTGGTGAGCGAAATCGCCGGCCACATCCCACTTCCAGGCGAGGTCGTAGAAGAAGATGGCCTGCGCATCGAGGTGCTGGCGTCCACGGCGCGGCGCGTAGATCGCGTGCGTCTGCGTTTGATGCCGCCCATTCGGGAAGCCTGA
- the ybeY gene encoding rRNA maturation RNase YbeY → MIVLEHAGYTSSALRLPELRRFLTRAKRLVGLTGDVTVLLADDARVKDLNRTFRKKNKATDVLSFPAGEGSDEIAGDLAISLDTAEKQAESFGHTLYDEVRVLTLHGLLHLAGLDHEIDKGEMAAKELELRTKLELPGSLIERVTRPKASKKRVSA, encoded by the coding sequence TTGATCGTTTTAGAACACGCTGGCTACACCTCTTCTGCGCTCCGCCTGCCGGAGCTGCGGCGCTTTTTGACCCGAGCAAAACGGCTCGTGGGGCTCACGGGCGACGTCACGGTTCTGCTGGCGGACGATGCGCGCGTGAAGGACCTGAACCGAACTTTCCGGAAGAAGAACAAGGCTACCGATGTTCTGTCGTTTCCGGCAGGCGAAGGTTCGGACGAGATTGCAGGCGATCTGGCGATCTCGCTCGATACCGCGGAGAAGCAGGCAGAGAGCTTTGGACACACGCTCTACGACGAGGTGAGAGTGCTGACGCTGCATGGTCTGCTGCATCTTGCCGGGCTGGATCACGAGATAGACAAGGGCGAGATGGCGGCGAAAGAGTTGGAGTTGAGGACGAAGCTTGAACTTCCGGGATCGCTGATTGAGCGCGTGACTCGGCCAAAGGCCAGTAAGAAGCGGGTGTCCGCGTGA
- a CDS encoding PhoH family protein — MVKKAIEITPHVENLFGNRDENLRLIEDSLHVSIDLRSDSILLSGPEEAVNRTHQIFADFDHLQRAGVLLQNGELHALIKLVVADPTATLRTLIDSGRQRSAVGIKRMVNPRSPNQKKYVEAIEQADMTFGIGPAGTGKTYLAVAMAASALLAKKVSRIILVRPAVEAGERLGFLPGSLQEKVDPYLRPLYDALYDLLEKDKVDKMLEKGVIEVAPLAFMRGRTLSDAFIIMDEAQNTTNEQMKMFVTRLGNNSKAVITGDLTQIDLPNPKRSGLLEALHVLDGVEGIRFCHFEDADVVRHHLVQRIVRAYDSYGRAQQQLPLTLGEEATMPAAPGVRPTVQKTQ, encoded by the coding sequence TTGGTCAAAAAAGCGATCGAGATCACGCCCCACGTCGAGAACCTTTTCGGCAACCGCGACGAGAACCTCAGACTTATCGAAGACTCGCTGCACGTCAGCATTGATCTCCGTTCCGATTCGATTCTGCTCTCCGGCCCGGAAGAAGCCGTGAATCGAACGCATCAGATCTTCGCCGATTTTGACCACCTGCAGCGGGCGGGCGTTCTGCTGCAGAATGGTGAACTCCACGCACTGATCAAGCTGGTCGTCGCCGATCCTACGGCAACGCTGCGCACGCTGATCGACAGCGGACGGCAGCGTTCCGCGGTGGGCATCAAGCGGATGGTGAATCCGCGCTCCCCTAATCAGAAAAAATATGTAGAGGCCATCGAGCAAGCAGATATGACCTTCGGCATCGGCCCTGCCGGAACCGGTAAGACCTACCTCGCGGTAGCGATGGCGGCCTCTGCGCTTCTAGCGAAGAAGGTCTCACGCATCATCCTGGTACGTCCCGCAGTCGAAGCGGGCGAACGTCTCGGGTTCCTTCCGGGATCGTTGCAGGAAAAGGTCGATCCCTATCTCCGTCCGCTGTATGACGCGCTCTATGACCTGCTGGAGAAGGACAAGGTCGACAAGATGCTGGAGAAGGGCGTCATCGAGGTGGCTCCACTTGCCTTTATGCGTGGCCGCACGCTTAGCGACGCCTTCATCATCATGGACGAGGCGCAGAACACGACAAACGAGCAGATGAAGATGTTCGTCACCCGTCTCGGCAACAACTCCAAAGCTGTCATCACAGGCGATCTGACGCAGATCGATCTGCCGAACCCAAAGCGCTCCGGTCTGCTGGAAGCTCTGCATGTGCTCGATGGCGTAGAGGGAATTCGCTTCTGCCACTTCGAGGATGCGGACGTCGTCCGGCATCACCTGGTGCAGCGGATCGTGCGTGCGTACGACTCGTACGGACGGGCGCAGCAGCAGCTTCCACTCACTCTGGGCGAAGAGGCTACGATGCCTGCCGCTCCGGGCGTTCGTCCCACGGTGCAAAAAACGCAGTAA
- a CDS encoding GlsB/YeaQ/YmgE family stress response membrane protein, with protein MNHGIIMTIIIGFVIGVIAKLIMPGKDPAGFIITVLIGIAGSFFGTFLGRAIGHYQDGQSAGFLMSLLGACILLGIYHLITRSRTV; from the coding sequence ATGAACCACGGCATCATTATGACCATCATCATCGGCTTTGTGATTGGCGTCATCGCCAAGCTCATCATGCCCGGTAAGGATCCCGCTGGCTTCATCATCACGGTCCTCATCGGCATCGCTGGAAGCTTTTTCGGCACATTCCTTGGTCGCGCTATCGGTCATTACCAGGACGGCCAGAGTGCAGGATTTCTGATGTCGCTTCTTGGCGCATGCATCCTGCTCGGGATCTATCACCTGATCACGCGAAGTCGAACTGTCTGA